Proteins found in one Halobaculum sp. MBLA0147 genomic segment:
- a CDS encoding DUF302 domain-containing protein: MQLPIDPTQVAAADYGEKRATLAMAHEPAVEHVREAFLDAGFGIATEFSPSKMLAEKIDADRDPYYVLGACNPEMADRALDATDEQIGGLFPCNVIVREVEPDRQEVYHVSIMRIARLLGLDTDTEAMDAIVDETGELVAEAYANLDAE; the protein is encoded by the coding sequence GTGCAACTTCCCATCGACCCGACACAGGTCGCGGCGGCAGACTACGGCGAGAAGCGGGCGACGCTGGCGATGGCTCACGAGCCGGCGGTCGAACACGTCCGCGAGGCGTTCCTCGACGCGGGGTTCGGGATCGCGACCGAGTTCTCGCCCTCGAAGATGCTGGCCGAGAAGATCGACGCCGACCGGGACCCCTACTACGTCCTCGGGGCGTGCAACCCGGAGATGGCCGACCGCGCGCTCGACGCCACCGACGAGCAGATCGGCGGCCTGTTCCCCTGTAACGTGATCGTCCGCGAGGTCGAGCCCGATCGCCAGGAGGTGTACCACGTCTCGATCATGCGGATCGCGCGCCTGCTCGGGCTGGACACCGACACCGAGGCGATGGACGCGATCGTCGACGAGACCGGCGAGTTGGTCGCCGAGGCGTACGCGAACCTCGACGCGGAGTAG
- a CDS encoding bifunctional 4-hydroxy-2-oxoglutarate aldolase/2-dehydro-3-deoxy-phosphogluconate aldolase — protein MSTDTFDAIRESGVVAVLRGVDPETLVEIGEALLAGGVTALEVTADNPGAAEMVATLSDELGEEATVGAGTVIDGDTAGRMLAAGAEFVVSPSSHDDVIDTCNRHGALVAPGVMTPTEAVDAYEQGADLVKVFPAKTVGPDHVAAMKGPLSQIPMLPTGGVTPDNAGDFLEAGAVAVGAGSALVPDTAVEAEDYAEITRRAERFREAVAAALDAE, from the coding sequence GTGAGTACCGACACCTTCGACGCGATCCGAGAGAGTGGCGTCGTCGCCGTCTTGCGGGGCGTCGACCCGGAGACACTGGTCGAGATCGGCGAGGCACTACTCGCGGGTGGCGTGACGGCCCTCGAAGTCACCGCCGACAACCCCGGCGCGGCCGAGATGGTCGCCACGCTGTCGGACGAGTTGGGCGAGGAGGCCACCGTCGGCGCGGGCACCGTCATCGACGGCGACACCGCCGGGCGGATGCTCGCCGCCGGCGCGGAGTTCGTGGTCTCCCCGTCCTCGCACGACGACGTGATCGACACCTGCAACCGCCACGGTGCGCTCGTCGCACCGGGTGTGATGACCCCCACCGAGGCCGTCGACGCCTACGAGCAGGGGGCCGATCTGGTGAAGGTGTTCCCCGCGAAGACCGTCGGCCCGGACCACGTCGCCGCGATGAAGGGCCCGCTCTCGCAGATCCCGATGCTCCCGACTGGCGGCGTGACCCCCGACAACGCCGGCGACTTCCTCGAGGCCGGCGCGGTCGCGGTGGGTGCCGGCTCCGCGCTCGTCCCCGACACCGCCGTCGAGGCCGAAGACTACGCCGAGATCACCCGCCGCGCCGAACGGTTCCGCGAGGCCGTCGCCGCCGCTCTCGACGCGGAGTGA